ATTGGCTGGATCATGTTTTTCGATTGATTTACCTCGACTATCAAAAATCTCAAGGATATAGGTTGGATCAATATGAACTCCTTGATTTGCAAATGTTCCATAGGCTGAAACCATTTGGTACAAAGGAACTTCAGCGGCTCCAAGTGTCAAACTTAATCCATAATAATCAGCATCTAGGGTGGTGATTCCTAGATCTTTAGCTGTCTGTAGGGCATTGTCGGTACCCGCCAAGTAGAGGGCCTTGACTGCTGAAATATTCAATGAACCCTGCAAGGCTGTCCTAAATGACTGGACTCCAAATTGTCTCAAATCATAATTTTCTGGTACATAGTTGCCAAAATCTGTCTTGACATCATAAACAGTATCACCAGGACCATAATTTTTCTTATATAGTGTAGCTTGAACGATTGGTTTAAAACTTGATCCCGGTTGACGTCGAGCAGTGGCAACATTGAAATTACCATAACCTTCAGCTTCATAATCATAGCTACCAACCATTGCTAGGATTTCTCCGGTCTTGGGATCTGTTGCAACAAAAGCAGCATTACTACCCCCATAAGCTCTAACATTTTCCATGCCATAGTCAACTGCCTCTTTGGCATAATCTTGGAGTTTGAGATCGAGTGAGCTTATTACCTTATAACCACCCTCGCTAGCAGCTTTTACGCCAAATTTCTCCTCCAGCTGAGCCCTAATTACATCTACATAATGGGGTGCTATATTAGTGTTATTGCGGTTGGGATTGTATTTAACTTCAGCTAGGATATCGATATCAAGATTTTTTTGATATGTCTCTTGGTCGATATAACCTTGATCCTTGAGTATTTTTAGAATATGTTGTTGCCTACCGATCAAGGCTTCTTTGTTATTCCAATAGTAAGTGGGAGCTTGGGGGATGGCGGCTAACAAAGCTGCCTCGCTATAATTTAATTCAGATGCATCCTTGGCAAAGTAAGCCTGTGAAGCAGCTTGGATACCATAGATATTCGATCCATAGGGGATTTCATTGAGATAGAGCTTTAAGATATCATCTTTTGGATAAAGTTGCTCGATTTCTATTGCAAGAATTAATTCTTTGAATTTTCTGATCAGTGTCTGTTCATTACTCAATAAGGCATTTTTGACATATTGCTGAGTAATAGTAGAGCCACCTTGGCTACCACGCTTGAAAACATTGATATAAACTGCCCTAAAAAATCCCCGGATACTAAATGCTCCGTGCTTATAAAAATCCTTATCTTCAACAGCTACAGTAGCTTGCTTGATCGTTTCAGGCATCTGATCAAAATCAATAATTGTCCGGTTGATATCTCCATATAGCTCATAAATAACCGTTTCGCCTGTTCGGTCATATATCTTGGTAGTCTGCTCGCTAGCAACACTATTGATTTGATCTGGACTGGGTAAATCCTTAGCCACGAATAAGAATAATAAAATTAAAGCCAAGATACCTAGCGCTAGTATTCTCAGACCCCAACGTAAGATAAATGTCAACCTGGAATGGTTCCTAAGGTATTGTTTGACAAAACGAGGAAGCAATCTATCGATGTCAGTCAGATGTTTTGGTTTCCCGGTATCAAGTTTATTGGTGCGTTTAATCTTGCGAATTTTTGGCGGATCTTGTAGTTTGATATCAGTTTTGACAACTCTTTGGCGTTGTTTTTTACTCATAATATTATTTGTACCTTTAGGCTTTTACTAGTAGAGATTTGACAGAAATAAACCTAGGTTAATTGTATCACAATGGTGCCAAAGGTGGGAATCGAACCCACATGAGCGTATGCCCACACGATTTTGAGTCGTGCGTGTCTACCAATTCCACCA
The DNA window shown above is from Candidatus Saccharibacteria bacterium and carries:
- a CDS encoding penicillin-binding protein, which translates into the protein MSKKQRQRVVKTDIKLQDPPKIRKIKRTNKLDTGKPKHLTDIDRLLPRFVKQYLRNHSRLTFILRWGLRILALGILALILLFLFVAKDLPSPDQINSVASEQTTKIYDRTGETVIYELYGDINRTIIDFDQMPETIKQATVAVEDKDFYKHGAFSIRGFFRAVYINVFKRGSQGGSTITQQYVKNALLSNEQTLIRKFKELILAIEIEQLYPKDDILKLYLNEIPYGSNIYGIQAASQAYFAKDASELNYSEAALLAAIPQAPTYYWNNKEALIGRQQHILKILKDQGYIDQETYQKNLDIDILAEVKYNPNRNNTNIAPHYVDVIRAQLEEKFGVKAASEGGYKVISSLDLKLQDYAKEAVDYGMENVRAYGGSNAAFVATDPKTGEILAMVGSYDYEAEGYGNFNVATARRQPGSSFKPIVQATLYKKNYGPGDTVYDVKTDFGNYVPENYDLRQFGVQSFRTALQGSLNISAVKALYLAGTDNALQTAKDLGITTLDADYYGLSLTLGAAEVPLYQMVSAYGTFANQGVHIDPTYILEIFDSRGKSIEKHDPANSANQALDPEIAYLISNVLSDNNARAYIFGANSNLYLPGQNIAAKTGTTENYRDGWTIGYTPSLVAGAWAGNNDNTPMAKGAGGSSAASPVWNYFMNKALEGRSSEEFQRPEGIKEVTLDAYTGKLPTSSTKITRKDLFPSWYQPRSSEQTSRAVIDRISGLLATECTPAQARVEIVGASIQAEIPPEDPNYQAWAGPVAALAASLGESSGVIPTKQDNVHQCNDAPPSISIAAGAGNGAIVINASKGTHNLSRIDLYRDGNKIKEFSIPAGGGTINHTDTGASAGTHSYYAIVIDQALYQAQSNAIQKSTSNNSVPTGTISCAINTCSVLAQGSSNADIASIELFYNSISQGIQTSQFSWNGYSPNFPAGAVVAVIIDENGQTTTISY